The Spiroplasma citri genome has a segment encoding these proteins:
- a CDS encoding SGNH/GDSL hydrolase family protein produces MKRFFTLLAVLNVATGSTVMVASFTIAQGAHLNPVDSLLLIGKDIDTSKAIDDAKSNLQFTNYYILGDSLSDSHGIEKLVKNSFKLDIKIGTNDPNNLENYQNGSLSNGNTAAVLLNAKLGFDKIRPGIPNDYAGDFGRNYAIGGATAVDVVGTSGMLLNRVTIEKQAQALVSQHKLRSTDLVLFEIGGNDLFQIIDTTDPQTELALMHQSVERIKIALFTLLNNGIRKILFSDAPNVSAIPRYNNQNTDDTLKKRANNISTEFHARVAKMIELANTYYKNAIRNWGLYDNLSVLMTEFKARHPKGNITVNFNNLNLDFIKIIEEKMLNAQRNPALPANANIDDYFFFDIVHPTREVHQLVMEHYYQTIKEWT; encoded by the coding sequence ATGAAAAGATTTTTTACTTTACTTGCTGTTTTAAATGTAGCAACTGGGAGTACTGTTATGGTTGCGAGTTTTACCATTGCCCAAGGAGCACATCTTAACCCTGTTGATTCGTTATTATTAATTGGGAAAGATATTGATACATCAAAAGCAATTGATGATGCAAAAAGTAATTTACAATTTACAAATTATTATATTTTAGGGGATAGTTTAAGTGATTCGCATGGGATTGAAAAACTAGTCAAAAATAGTTTTAAATTAGATATTAAAATTGGCACTAATGATCCAAACAATTTAGAAAATTATCAAAATGGCAGTTTGTCAAATGGAAACACAGCTGCTGTATTATTAAATGCTAAGCTTGGTTTTGACAAAATTCGCCCAGGAATTCCAAATGATTATGCTGGTGATTTTGGCCGTAATTATGCAATTGGGGGGGCAACCGCTGTTGATGTGGTGGGAACATCCGGGATGTTATTAAACCGTGTTACAATTGAAAAACAAGCCCAAGCATTAGTTAGTCAGCATAAATTACGTTCAACAGACTTAGTTTTATTTGAAATTGGCGGTAATGATTTGTTTCAAATTATTGATACAACAGATCCACAAACAGAGTTAGCACTGATGCACCAAAGTGTTGAACGCATTAAAATCGCATTATTTACCTTATTAAATAATGGGATTCGAAAAATATTATTTTCTGATGCACCAAATGTTAGTGCAATCCCACGTTATAATAACCAAAATACAGATGATACTTTAAAAAAACGAGCAAATAATATTTCAACAGAGTTTCATGCGCGAGTAGCAAAAATGATTGAATTAGCAAATACATATTACAAGAATGCTATTCGTAACTGAGGATTATATGATAATTTATCTGTGCTAATGACTGAATTTAAAGCACGCCATCCAAAGGGAAATATAACAGTTAATTTTAATAATTTAAATTTAGATTTTATAAAAATTATTGAAGAAAAAATGTTAAATGCACAACGTAATCCGGCCCTGCCAGCAAATGCTAACATTGATGATTATTTCTTTTTTGATATTGTTCATCCAACAAGAGAGGTTCATCAGTTAGTAATGGAACATTATTATCAAACTATAAAGGAGTGAACTTAA
- the thrS gene encoding threonine--tRNA ligase, with translation MIKITLPDGQVREFNTPQTIHAIASSIASSLGKAAFGGVFAGQVRGLDYLVTTDGTLEIITDKSPLALAILHYTTALITAKAITNLYPTAKIAKIAAQDDTFLVDFDVEPHLKETDLSALDQEVTKLINNNLVIKPVLGALADAKKWYNNNPYLLTFCAETGAEQGGYLLGNELYLPNTYPVTSLKHIKVLKLWSLAGAYWQDDAKNKMLQRLTGSSHFSRELFEQVLFAYEERRERDHRKIGKDLEIFTFDKLVGPGLPIWLPNGMALKKVLQEYIREKEWEYDFTEVDTPVIGTSEMYKISGHWDHYQENMFAPMAQNNEISVLRPMACPHHIAVYNYKQRSYRELPLRIAEHAILHRYETSGSLTGLERVRMMQLTDSHIFLRHDQLKEEFKRCFKLINEVLTDLKITVDYYSLSLRDPANKEKYYDDNQMWNHAEQMLQEALDDLKIPYVPMIGEAAFYGPKLDIQIKAALNHEITVSTLQFDFLLPKKFNLSYIDETGAKAMPVMLHRGLIGTYERFIAILLEQTKGVLPFWLAPKQIVIIPVNNEHHLEYVNELHQQFKKLKLRTTIDDRDERLSYKIREAQVAKIPYQIVIGDQERDKKMITYRIYGQEDQITTTFDKFIILINEQIINKI, from the coding sequence ATGATTAAAATTACATTACCGGATGGTCAAGTTCGTGAATTTAATACACCACAAACAATTCATGCTATAGCAAGTAGTATTGCATCAAGTTTAGGAAAAGCTGCCTTTGGTGGAGTTTTTGCTGGTCAAGTTCGTGGTTTAGACTATTTAGTAACAACTGATGGAACATTAGAAATTATTACTGATAAATCACCGCTAGCTTTAGCAATTTTGCATTATACAACAGCATTAATAACAGCAAAGGCAATTACTAATTTATATCCAACTGCTAAAATTGCTAAAATTGCCGCACAAGATGATACCTTTTTAGTTGACTTTGATGTGGAACCACATTTAAAAGAAACTGATCTTAGTGCTTTAGACCAGGAAGTAACAAAGTTAATTAATAATAATCTTGTTATTAAGCCTGTTTTAGGGGCACTAGCCGATGCAAAAAAATGATATAATAACAATCCCTATTTATTAACTTTTTGTGCAGAAACAGGGGCAGAACAAGGTGGATATTTACTTGGGAATGAATTGTATTTGCCAAATACTTATCCAGTTACAAGTTTGAAACATATTAAAGTCCTCAAACTTTGAAGCTTAGCAGGAGCATATTGACAAGATGATGCTAAAAATAAAATGTTGCAACGATTAACTGGAAGTTCACATTTTTCACGTGAATTATTTGAACAAGTATTATTCGCATATGAAGAACGAAGAGAGCGTGATCATCGTAAAATTGGGAAGGATTTAGAAATTTTTACTTTTGATAAATTAGTTGGACCCGGTTTACCGATTTGGTTACCAAATGGTATGGCATTAAAAAAAGTGCTCCAAGAATATATCCGAGAAAAAGAATGAGAATATGATTTTACTGAGGTTGATACACCAGTTATTGGAACTAGTGAAATGTATAAAATTTCTGGTCACTGGGATCATTACCAAGAAAATATGTTTGCCCCAATGGCACAAAATAATGAAATTAGTGTTTTACGTCCAATGGCTTGCCCTCATCATATTGCTGTTTATAATTATAAACAACGTAGTTATCGTGAGTTACCATTACGAATTGCTGAGCATGCTATTTTACATCGATATGAGACATCAGGAAGTTTAACAGGTCTAGAACGAGTACGAATGATGCAATTAACTGATTCGCACATCTTTTTACGTCATGACCAGTTGAAAGAAGAGTTTAAACGTTGTTTTAAATTAATTAATGAAGTTTTAACAGATTTAAAAATTACTGTTGATTATTACTCATTGTCATTACGTGATCCAGCAAATAAGGAAAAATATTATGATGATAATCAAATGTGAAATCATGCTGAACAAATGTTGCAAGAAGCATTAGATGATTTAAAAATTCCATATGTGCCAATGATTGGAGAAGCAGCATTTTATGGACCAAAGTTGGATATTCAAATTAAGGCAGCATTAAACCATGAAATTACTGTTTCAACCTTACAATTTGATTTTTTATTACCAAAAAAATTTAATTTAAGTTATATTGATGAAACAGGGGCAAAAGCAATGCCAGTAATGTTACATCGTGGTTTAATTGGGACTTATGAGCGTTTTATAGCAATTTTATTAGAACAAACAAAAGGAGTTTTACCATTTTGATTAGCTCCAAAACAAATTGTCATAATTCCAGTTAATAATGAGCATCATTTGGAATATGTTAATGAATTACACCAACAATTTAAAAAGTTAAAATTACGTACAACAATTGATGATCGTGATGAACGTTTAAGTTATAAAATTCGAGAAGCACAAGTTGCTAAAATTCCATATCAAATCGTTATTGGTGATCAAGAACGCGATAAAAAAATGATTACTTATCGAATTTACGGGCAAGAAGATCAAATTACTACTACTTTTGATAAATTTATTATTTTAATTAATGAGCAGATTATTAATAAAATTTAA
- the pfkA gene encoding 6-phosphofructokinase, producing MLKKIGILTSGGDSQGMNAAIAGVIKTAHAKGLETYIIRDGYLGLINNWIEVVDNNFADSIMLLGGTVIGSARLPEFKDPEVQKKAVDILKKQEIAALVVIGGDGSYQGAQRLTELGINCIALPGTIDNDITSSDYTIGFDTAINIVVEAIDRLRDTMQSHNRCSIVEVMGHACGDIALYAGIAGGADIISINEAALSETEIADRVAMLHQAQKRSVIVVVSEMIYPDVHKLAKLVESKSGYITRATVLGHTQRGGNPTAMDRYRAFQMAQFAVEQIIAGVGGLAIGNQGDQIIARPIMEALSIPRSSRKEIWAKFDQLNQNIYQKS from the coding sequence ATGCTTAAAAAAATTGGAATTTTAACATCTGGTGGTGATTCACAAGGGATGAATGCTGCAATTGCGGGAGTTATTAAAACAGCACATGCAAAAGGACTAGAAACATATATTATTCGTGATGGTTATTTAGGATTAATTAATAATTGAATAGAAGTTGTTGATAATAATTTTGCGGATAGTATTATGCTTTTAGGGGGAACTGTGATTGGAAGTGCACGCTTACCGGAATTTAAAGACCCAGAAGTACAAAAAAAAGCTGTTGATATTTTAAAAAAGCAAGAAATTGCGGCATTAGTAGTTATTGGTGGTGATGGTAGTTATCAAGGTGCTCAACGGTTAACAGAGCTGGGAATTAATTGTATTGCTTTACCGGGAACAATTGATAATGATATCACTTCATCAGATTATACGATTGGGTTTGATACTGCAATTAATATTGTTGTTGAAGCAATTGACCGCTTGCGTGATACAATGCAATCACATAATCGTTGTTCAATTGTTGAAGTAATGGGTCATGCTTGCGGTGATATTGCTTTATACGCTGGGATTGCTGGTGGAGCAGATATTATTTCAATTAATGAAGCTGCTTTATCTGAAACAGAAATTGCTGATCGGGTTGCAATGTTACATCAAGCACAAAAGCGAAGTGTCATTGTTGTTGTTAGTGAAATGATTTATCCAGATGTGCATAAATTAGCAAAATTAGTTGAAAGTAAAAGTGGTTACATTACTCGTGCAACAGTTTTAGGGCACACTCAACGGGGTGGTAATCCAACGGCAATGGACCGTTATCGTGCTTTTCAAATGGCACAATTTGCTGTTGAACAAATTATTGCAGGCGTAGGTGGTTTAGCAATTGGAAATCAAGGTGATCAAATTATTGCTCGTCCAATTATGGAAGCATTAAGTATTCCGCGTTCATCACGGAAAGAAATTTGAGCTAAATTTGATCAATTAAATCAGAATATTTATCAAAAATCATAA
- the pyk gene encoding pyruvate kinase: protein MDKFNINEKMKRTKIITTIGPSTHSPGAIEELFKTGMTTIRLNFSHGDHAEQGARIVWAREVSAKIGKPISVLLDTKGPEIRAGIMKGGKQEIVAGATVTIYSLPTEYQNREGTGTEITVSYDMSQDLKVGDVVLVDDGKLQLNVTGIKPGIIETKAFNHHIVKTNKRINLPGVDFTLPFLAEKDINDIKFGVEQGIDYIAASFVNTAGNIKEIRKLLKECKAEHVQIIAKIESQIGINNIDEIIAAADGIMVARGDLGLEIPYYDVPYWEKIIIRKCREAGKIVIVATQMLETMTENPSPTRAEVTDVYFATELGSDATMLSGESANGDYPFIAVHTMAMINKRAEHEFYSKLYYEKQLEDAMNSTTGPRADIAKKLANKCKDGKYEYAVVVSNTGELLKTISKFRPNVVILGVSPLPELYTAFGSWHSIFMNKVDNYEAFKTDEKAICEVAKKWGAKIGSTILFARNEEIKEITIK from the coding sequence ATGGATAAATTTAATATTAACGAGAAAATGAAAAGAACGAAAATTATTACAACAATTGGGCCAAGTACACATTCACCGGGTGCCATTGAAGAATTGTTTAAAACAGGAATGACAACAATTCGCTTAAACTTTTCACATGGAGATCATGCTGAACAAGGAGCACGAATTGTATGAGCACGAGAAGTTAGTGCTAAAATTGGAAAACCAATTTCAGTGTTATTAGATACGAAAGGACCAGAAATTCGTGCTGGAATAATGAAAGGTGGGAAACAAGAAATTGTTGCTGGAGCAACAGTTACGATTTATTCATTACCAACAGAATATCAAAACCGTGAAGGAACTGGAACAGAAATCACTGTTTCATATGATATGTCACAAGATTTAAAAGTTGGTGATGTGGTGCTAGTTGATGATGGAAAATTACAGTTAAATGTTACTGGTATTAAACCAGGCATTATTGAAACAAAAGCTTTCAACCATCATATTGTTAAAACAAACAAACGAATTAATTTACCAGGGGTTGACTTTACATTACCATTTTTAGCTGAAAAAGATATTAATGATATTAAATTTGGAGTTGAACAAGGGATTGACTATATTGCAGCATCATTTGTTAACACAGCTGGTAATATCAAAGAAATTCGCAAATTATTAAAAGAGTGTAAAGCTGAACATGTTCAAATTATTGCCAAAATTGAATCACAAATTGGAATTAATAATATTGATGAAATTATTGCCGCCGCTGATGGAATTATGGTTGCACGAGGAGATTTAGGTTTAGAAATTCCTTATTATGATGTTCCATATTGAGAAAAAATTATTATTCGTAAATGTCGTGAAGCAGGGAAAATTGTTATTGTTGCAACACAAATGTTAGAAACAATGACAGAAAATCCATCACCAACGCGAGCAGAAGTAACTGATGTTTATTTTGCAACAGAATTAGGTTCTGATGCAACGATGTTATCAGGTGAATCAGCAAATGGTGATTATCCGTTTATTGCTGTTCATACAATGGCAATGATTAACAAACGAGCAGAGCATGAATTTTATTCAAAATTGTACTATGAAAAGCAATTAGAAGACGCTATGAATTCAACAACAGGCCCACGCGCTGATATTGCTAAAAAATTAGCAAATAAATGTAAAGATGGAAAATATGAGTATGCCGTTGTTGTCTCAAATACAGGGGAATTATTAAAAACAATTTCAAAATTCCGCCCAAATGTGGTAATTTTAGGAGTTAGTCCATTACCAGAATTATATACTGCCTTTGGATCATGACATTCAATTTTTATGAATAAAGTTGATAATTATGAAGCATTTAAAACAGATGAAAAAGCAATTTGTGAAGTGGCAAAAAAATGAGGGGCAAAAATTGGTTCAACAATTCTATTTGCTCGCAATGAAGAAATTAAAGAAATTACAATTAAATAA
- a CDS encoding MOLPALP family lipoprotein codes for MKRLLAFLGSLTLVTTSVVPTIGCVNPETNLPKLQHYQASLAALNSKVAKMAYISNDHKYDFNYLMSQFAQPMYLKDLPSQPDQREDLQEYNRYAELFNRYYGNSYLKSDLKTNLNLTNNFKPAAANKMISNVAQLGSQIFTILAKEGLPGLLILIANGHLLNNFLSPTILKFASDLLDQETLSSFRDAFDDSIYQGMTYQESLTSGMIGLVNAVNELTGQPERFDYKNKANLEATAVNYTTALKTFGTTIVKIMNQKIDFKFNLINNLTAISEIIRFSRIVLNYLQQFNASEIATWNDIVKVRTASYQVNSKIDLQQIMRNLSQWLGEPTGNGLQNLIAILLQSSEHHQISSTLWENIAFLAREDLTPAGLSAFGKVIINIYQPLDLIVTKGYTGNLVWDLINTMASGESLNDMVCFLTNSLVEKNLPSNLKPIVAKIVTNPNAVNDLFLELYQGDILGDIFTMLLPNSSLAKIKNLKMLFTEPLQNWLPNNELTNFIKNKSIVEVLKEVTAAITQPAFIAAKDVYHLFDRFLRSTANHSWLLRDALLNSDTFLETLGFKDQSIIENSPLFYLNNILENIKGINGVFTTLTKYLADFDKSQNVILQEMQKTVAKINVTVLAQPNDNVFEYQINDKIITITVAFHNNKYFISEIIMN; via the coding sequence ATGAAAAGATTATTAGCGTTTTTAGGAAGTCTAACATTAGTAACAACTTCAGTTGTACCAACTATTGGGTGTGTTAATCCTGAAACTAATCTTCCAAAATTACAACATTATCAAGCAAGTTTAGCAGCATTAAATAGTAAAGTTGCAAAAATGGCTTACATTAGTAATGACCATAAATATGATTTTAATTATTTAATGTCCCAGTTTGCTCAACCAATGTATTTAAAAGATTTACCAAGCCAACCAGATCAGCGGGAAGACTTACAAGAGTATAATCGTTATGCTGAATTATTTAATCGATATTATGGTAATTCTTATTTAAAAAGTGATTTAAAAACAAACTTAAACTTAACGAATAATTTTAAACCAGCAGCAGCAAACAAAATGATTTCAAATGTGGCTCAATTAGGTTCACAAATTTTTACTATCCTTGCAAAAGAAGGACTGCCTGGTTTATTAATATTAATTGCAAATGGTCATTTATTAAATAATTTCTTATCACCAACGATTTTAAAATTTGCAAGTGATCTTCTTGATCAAGAAACGTTAAGTTCTTTTCGCGATGCTTTTGATGATTCAATTTATCAAGGGATGACTTATCAAGAATCATTAACATCGGGAATGATTGGTCTTGTTAATGCTGTAAATGAATTAACAGGGCAACCAGAACGGTTTGACTATAAAAATAAAGCAAATTTAGAAGCAACAGCAGTAAACTATACAACTGCCTTAAAAACATTTGGAACAACAATTGTTAAAATAATGAATCAGAAAATTGATTTTAAATTTAATCTAATTAATAATTTAACCGCAATTAGTGAAATAATTCGATTTAGTCGCATTGTTTTAAATTATTTGCAACAATTTAATGCAAGTGAAATTGCAACATGAAATGATATTGTCAAAGTTCGTACTGCTTCTTATCAGGTTAATTCAAAAATAGATTTACAACAAATTATGCGTAATTTATCACAATGATTAGGAGAACCAACAGGAAATGGCTTACAAAATTTAATTGCCATTTTATTGCAAAGTTCTGAACATCATCAAATTAGTTCAACGCTTTGAGAAAATATTGCCTTTTTAGCAAGAGAAGATTTAACACCAGCTGGGTTATCAGCTTTTGGTAAAGTTATCATTAATATTTATCAACCACTTGATTTAATTGTGACAAAAGGTTATACCGGAAATTTAGTCTGAGATTTGATTAATACAATGGCTTCTGGTGAATCATTAAATGATATGGTTTGTTTTTTAACAAATTCATTAGTTGAAAAGAACTTACCATCAAATTTAAAACCAATTGTCGCAAAAATTGTTACTAATCCGAACGCTGTTAACGATTTATTTTTAGAATTATATCAGGGTGATATTTTAGGTGATATTTTTACAATGTTATTACCAAATTCATCCCTTGCAAAAATTAAAAATTTAAAAATGCTTTTTACAGAACCATTACAAAATTGATTACCAAATAATGAACTAACTAATTTTATTAAAAATAAAAGTATTGTTGAAGTTCTAAAAGAGGTAACAGCTGCCATAACACAACCAGCATTTATTGCTGCAAAAGATGTTTATCATTTGTTTGACCGTTTTTTAAGGTCAACTGCTAATCACTCATGACTTTTACGTGATGCTTTATTAAATTCAGATACTTTTTTGGAAACATTAGGATTTAAAGATCAGTCAATTATTGAAAACAGTCCCTTATTTTATTTAAATAATATTTTAGAAAACATAAAAGGGATTAATGGTGTTTTTACAACTTTAACTAAATATCTTGCTGATTTTGATAAAAGCCAAAATGTCATTTTGCAAGAAATGCAAAAAACTGTTGCTAAAATAAATGTTACTGTTCTAGCACAACCAAACGATAATGTTTTTGAATATCAAATTAATGATAAAATTATTACAATTACGGTTGCATTCCACAATAATAAATATTTTATTAGTGAAATTATAATGAATTAA
- a CDS encoding agmatine deiminase family protein — protein MVLRKCFPKRKVIPIYACEIIIGGGGINSMTQSEF, from the coding sequence ATGGTATTACGAAAATGTTTTCCAAAGCGGAAAGTAATTCCTATTTATGCATGCGAAATAATTATTGGTGGTGGGGGCATTAATTCAATGACACAATCAGAATTTTAA
- a CDS encoding spiralin lipoprotein gives MKKLLSILAVFGVSAVGTTSVVACNKTESNNLSIVKTIAVPATVATANPKQVTNAEIKTALEANVLKAVQGVVKTATAADFQFDVYQDNKGTSLTTINLEEGNVEVYVQITPAKDKTVVIGETGYIKVTLPKIKVDISGVVIDQQIVEIKAADPKQVTKDELNAVNTYATLASAVLEAIKNKAPNAGASDFEITNNCDAGDYSAQKDVKVTVKAKDESPNISGEFKVNAKVKATLAPPKAG, from the coding sequence ATGAAAAAACTTTTATCGATTTTAGCAGTTTTTGGTGTATCAGCTGTCGGAACAACATCAGTGGTTGCATGTAATAAAACTGAAAGTAATAATTTATCAATAGTTAAAACAATTGCAGTACCTGCAACTGTAGCAACAGCAAACCCAAAACAAGTTACAAACGCTGAAATTAAAACAGCGTTAGAAGCTAATGTTTTAAAAGCAGTGCAAGGAGTTGTAAAAACAGCAACAGCAGCTGATTTTCAATTTGATGTTTATCAAGACAACAAAGGTACATCATTAACAACAATTAATTTAGAAGAAGGTAACGTTGAAGTTTATGTTCAAATTACTCCAGCAAAAGATAAAACTGTTGTTATTGGTGAAACAGGATACATTAAAGTAACTTTACCAAAAATAAAAGTAGATATTTCAGGTGTAGTAATAGATCAACAAATTGTAGAAATTAAAGCAGCAGACCCAAAACAAGTTACAAAAGATGAGTTAAATGCAGTTAATACTTATGCAACTCTTGCAAGTGCTGTTTTAGAGGCTATAAAAAATAAAGCACCAAATGCAGGAGCAAGTGATTTTGAAATTACAAATAATTGTGATGCGGGAGACTATTCAGCTCAAAAAGATGTTAAAGTAACAGTTAAAGCAAAAGATGAATCACCAAACATTTCTGGTGAATTTAAAGTTAATGCAAAAGTAAAAGCTACATTAGCACCACCAAAAGCAGGATAA
- a CDS encoding GTPase yields the protein MQDTTPNDLGYVETLTQDYCYRCFRLTHYNELVTYNVPAIDFLAKLRQDYHLNWHYFYVLDVYDLDGTRELALEQLLQNNKVTLIINKIDLVNKLINPHKIITYITELFRTSVLFSKLEDIILVSGLKNYGLDELWRYIKRQTNDIVFVGSSNTGKSTLLNSLIKLTNQQQKITVSNNLATTLGKIVVNLGTRHKVYDTPGIMNKHSLLSYLAENNKNMITKQLLKPMTFQLNLEQTIFYEGLASFSYLTGLKTSFHFYKNNNLKLHRTKLSNKDYYFTHHLSTAAVKLKNYQEWTERVIEINEPGNYSLFIAGLGWISFKGQSGQKIMVGTHQNIKITLRKQFI from the coding sequence TTGCAAGACACAACACCAAACGACCTTGGGTATGTTGAAACATTAACGCAAGATTATTGTTATCGTTGTTTTCGATTAACACATTATAATGAATTAGTTACTTATAATGTCCCAGCAATTGATTTTCTTGCCAAGTTACGCCAAGATTATCACTTGAATTGACATTATTTTTATGTTTTAGATGTTTATGATTTGGATGGAACAAGAGAGTTGGCATTAGAACAACTATTACAAAATAATAAAGTAACTTTGATTATTAATAAAATTGATTTAGTAAATAAATTAATTAATCCTCATAAAATTATTACTTATATTACTGAACTTTTTAGAACCTCAGTGCTTTTTTCGAAACTAGAAGATATTATTTTAGTTAGTGGATTAAAGAATTATGGGTTAGATGAATTATGGCGATATATTAAACGACAAACTAATGATATTGTTTTTGTTGGTAGTTCGAATACTGGGAAAAGTACATTATTAAATAGTTTAATTAAGTTAACTAACCAACAACAAAAAATTACTGTTTCAAATAATCTTGCAACAACATTAGGCAAAATTGTTGTTAATTTGGGAACTAGACATAAAGTTTATGATACGCCTGGAATTATGAATAAGCATAGTTTGCTTTCGTATCTTGCCGAAAATAATAAAAATATGATTACTAAACAATTACTAAAACCAATGACATTTCAATTAAATTTAGAACAAACAATTTTTTATGAAGGATTAGCGAGTTTTTCATATCTTACAGGTTTAAAAACAAGTTTTCATTTTTATAAAAATAACAATTTGAAATTACACCGGACTAAATTAAGCAATAAGGATTATTATTTTACCCATCATTTATCAACCGCTGCCGTTAAATTAAAAAATTATCAAGAATGAACTGAGCGAGTGATTGAAATTAATGAACCAGGTAATTATTCGTTATTTATTGCTGGGTTAGGATGAATTAGTTTTAAAGGCCAAAGTGGTCAAAAAATAATGGTTGGAACTCATCAAAACATTAAAATTACACTACGAAAACAGTTTATTTAG
- a CDS encoding DEAD/DEAH box helicase family protein produces MNCIMYDEDAESISKMIGDKTVITSSLSLSDSGQGGSNKTSSGEQLSYHIIYLTHMFNNVAFFKKA; encoded by the coding sequence ATGAATTGTATAATGTACGATGAAGATGCAGAATCAATTAGCAAAATGATTGGAGATAAAACTGTTATTACATCTTCACTTTCCTTATCAGATTCAGGGCAAGGTGGTAGTAATAAAACAAGTTCGGGTGAACAATTATCTTACCACATAATTTATTTGACCCATATGTTTAATAATGTTGCTTTTTTTAAAAAAGCGTAA
- a CDS encoding YqeG family HAD IIIA-type phosphatase: protein MAKNIFGKKKNRNLLLNYFKPSIYVKNVNKINLESLKKHGIKVFICDLDNTLTPFYRGIPNADNLNLIQKVKELGMIFVLVSNNARKRVERFAQKAGIEHYYWNAKKPLLKYFRFISRQFNANPHEMIMVGDQLITDVLFANRAHMESILVVPVTGVNESNRLMRLLENLLYKRLAQKNILHKGFFDEGEYGLDYDIL from the coding sequence ATGGCAAAAAATATTTTTGGAAAAAAAAAGAATCGTAATTTATTATTAAATTATTTTAAACCATCAATTTATGTTAAAAATGTTAATAAAATTAATCTTGAATCATTAAAAAAACATGGAATTAAAGTTTTTATTTGTGATTTAGATAATACTTTAACCCCATTTTATCGTGGTATTCCGAATGCGGATAATTTAAATTTAATTCAAAAGGTAAAAGAATTAGGAATGATTTTTGTGTTAGTATCAAATAATGCTCGAAAACGAGTTGAACGGTTTGCGCAAAAAGCAGGAATTGAACATTATTATTGAAATGCTAAAAAACCATTATTAAAATATTTTCGCTTTATTTCACGGCAATTTAATGCTAATCCGCATGAAATGATTATGGTTGGTGATCAATTAATTACCGATGTTTTATTTGCTAATCGGGCACATATGGAAAGCATTTTGGTTGTACCAGTAACAGGTGTTAATGAATCAAATCGTTTAATGCGTTTATTAGAAAATTTACTTTATAAACGGTTAGCTCAAAAAAATATTTTACATAAGGGTTTCTTTGATGAAGGAGAATATGGATTAGACTATGATATCTTATAA
- a CDS encoding agmatine deiminase family protein — MSKLLTTTPQEEGFYLPGETSNHIQTWMIWPHMKDKQQKDAFPAQKIFALVAKIISNYEPVQMIVNEQNYLRVKKMLANSNINLIKTHYYDSWARDIGALYLLNEKGEHRAVSFEFNGWGMQNSLMLKAKNFKWDYNVDNKVAITMANTSGLDYYVCPLVLESGSINVDGEGTLYTTEECLLNPNPISDFNKTWN, encoded by the coding sequence ATGAGTAAATTATTAACAACAACTCCGCAAGAAGAGGGGTTTTATTTACCAGGAGAAACAAGCAATCATATCCAAACTTGAATGATATGACCGCATATGAAGGACAAACAACAGAAAGACGCTTTTCCTGCGCAAAAAATTTTTGCATTAGTTGCTAAAATTATTAGTAATTATGAACCAGTCCAAATGATTGTTAATGAACAGAATTACTTACGAGTTAAAAAAATGCTAGCAAATAGTAATATTAACTTAATAAAAACACATTATTATGATAGTTGGGCGCGTGATATAGGAGCACTTTATTTATTAAATGAAAAGGGAGAACACCGTGCGGTTAGTTTTGAATTCAATGGCTGAGGAATGCAAAATAGTTTAATGTTAAAAGCAAAAAATTTTAAATGAGACTATAATGTGGACAATAAAGTGGCTATTACAATGGCCAATACTAGTGGTCTTGATTATTATGTTTGTCCATTGGTGTTAGAAAGTGGGAGTATTAATGTTGATGGAGAAGGAACATTATATACAACAGAAGAATGTTTATTAAACCCTAACCCAATATCCGACTTTAACAAAACTTGAAATTAA